The Deltaproteobacteria bacterium genome includes a region encoding these proteins:
- a CDS encoding tetratricopeptide repeat protein: MIGIKNLSRARHLKAAVILAILVALVYGRTLTHDFVSYDDSGYVKENPRVLAGLSWEGVKYAISFTEVSYWQPLPLLSHMADCSLFGPNPGLHHMMSALFHLVNAFFLYLALGMLTGGYWGRSLLVAALFAVHPLNVESVAWIAERKNLLSTFFWLAALIFYAAYAKRPSIIRYSGVFTAMLLGLLSKPAVITLPVVLLILDCWPLGRYPGGPGRTRRLLKLIAEKLPLMALSAGSVLLTVQSTRKSVFGLSVETDSALLIRIQNAIVSSVRYIENAIWPENLAFFYPFPSTVPISRTLACTAILAALAALFWGLRKKRPYLLAGYAWFLVTLSPMSGLIQSGMWPAMADRFAYLPLIGLFMAAMWLGADLAGSRPGARKAARYAGVAVVCAFSAAAFVQAGHWKNSKSLYLHALDATGDNFLAHVNLGAFFLEENDNEKALFHSNRAWLLNPSLDEPAVNTGNAWNRLENPENAIFWYRRALSIKPDRVRTHLNLASTLLGLKRIDEAEKELLEALRLAPSDPEANSGMELVKKARGDAFSADQNIRQAARPGGGTEKTPQAR, from the coding sequence ATGATTGGAATAAAGAACTTGTCCCGCGCCCGGCACCTCAAAGCCGCTGTCATTCTGGCCATCCTGGTGGCCCTGGTTTACGGAAGGACTCTTACGCACGATTTCGTGAGCTACGACGACTCCGGCTACGTAAAGGAGAACCCCCGCGTGCTTGCTGGGCTTTCGTGGGAGGGCGTCAAATACGCCATAAGCTTCACCGAGGTGAGCTACTGGCAGCCCCTGCCCCTTTTGTCCCACATGGCCGACTGCTCCCTTTTCGGCCCGAACCCCGGCCTTCATCACATGATGAGCGCCCTATTCCACCTTGTTAACGCCTTTTTTCTCTACCTGGCCCTTGGAATGCTTACAGGCGGTTATTGGGGCAGGAGCCTTCTTGTGGCGGCCCTGTTCGCGGTTCATCCCTTAAACGTGGAATCGGTGGCCTGGATAGCCGAGAGGAAGAACCTCCTTTCCACCTTTTTCTGGCTCGCCGCCCTCATTTTTTACGCGGCTTACGCAAAACGCCCCTCCATTATAAGGTATTCGGGCGTTTTCACGGCCATGCTTCTGGGCCTTTTGTCCAAGCCCGCCGTGATAACACTCCCAGTGGTTCTTTTGATCCTGGATTGCTGGCCCCTGGGGCGCTATCCGGGCGGGCCGGGCCGGACGCGCAGGCTTTTAAAGCTCATCGCCGAGAAACTGCCCCTGATGGCGCTTTCCGCCGGAAGCGTCCTTTTGACCGTTCAAAGCACCAGAAAATCGGTTTTCGGCCTTTCGGTGGAAACGGACAGCGCACTTTTGATCAGGATTCAAAACGCTATAGTCTCCTCGGTCCGCTATATCGAAAACGCAATCTGGCCCGAAAACCTCGCCTTTTTCTATCCGTTCCCGTCAACCGTGCCGATTTCCCGGACACTTGCCTGCACGGCCATTCTTGCGGCCCTGGCCGCCTTATTCTGGGGCCTCAGGAAAAAGAGGCCGTATCTGCTGGCGGGATACGCCTGGTTCCTGGTGACGCTCTCCCCCATGTCAGGGCTCATCCAGTCGGGCATGTGGCCCGCCATGGCCGACCGCTTCGCCTACCTGCCCCTTATCGGCCTTTTTATGGCTGCGATGTGGCTTGGAGCAGACCTGGCGGGTTCCCGTCCCGGTGCCCGGAAGGCGGCGAGGTATGCCGGGGTGGCCGTGGTATGCGCTTTTTCGGCGGCGGCCTTTGTCCAGGCAGGGCACTGGAAAAACTCCAAGAGCCTCTACCTTCACGCCCTTGACGCCACCGGCGACAACTTCCTGGCCCACGTAAACCTTGGAGCGTTTTTTCTGGAGGAGAACGACAACGAAAAGGCCCTGTTTCATTCCAACCGGGCCTGGCTTCTGAACCCTTCCCTGGACGAGCCTGCGGTGAACACAGGGAATGCATGGAACAGGCTGGAAAACCCTGAAAACGCCATATTCTGGTACAGGAGGGCGCTTTCCATAAAACCCGACAGGGTGCGCACCCATCTGAATCTGGCCTCAACCCTCCTTGGCCTGAAACGGATCGACGAGGCGGAAAAGGAGCTTCTCGAAGCCCTCAGGCTCGCGCCTTCGGACCCTGAGGCGAATTCCGGCATGGAGCTCGTGAAGAAGGCTCGCGGGGATGCGTTTTCTGCAGATCAAAATATCCGGCAGGCCGCAAGGCCGGGCGGGGGGACGGAAAAAACCCCACAGGCCCGATGA
- a CDS encoding glycosyltransferase family 39 protein — protein MSKAGLSTGHGRMIFPAAVFFGVGLHLVLLLTYLSSSPFASAPLVDSRYYWLVATDTVLAGKPLPGVFFGAPFYPLFLCVSVWLFGPVFWPVYVFQTGLCLATVFLVYRTVLTAFGKNPARWAAVLLLYYAPFAFQSLKLLPDTWGFFFLALFLAVSSATGRSLKMAVLWGLLAGIMVLCRAQLFLPALAIIAFKALWPWSASRLRPGLLTICAMIAALLPFALYTKVHTGRFTPFPPYSGLSLLEGNNPAAAGTYSRVVSDEDRMENRLSDMVKDASKITGQKVKDPFEADRIFRKRAFSFMRNEPEEFLALLCKKAVLMVSPRETFDIYDLYAERRLFLPVLYLFFSGWFLVFPLGLAGAWKIFNEPEARTRAVPFALAVLCLSGILLVFFVNSRYRLLLLPALVPFSGLGADALPLWARGRKTALMSLFGGILALMTLWVLLTNTSPTPSGVLSAGKALAMAGRAGESVALFENLAQENPFSLDLKNSLALLYIWEGRFTKASPLVEELAKSPQFEPRARLYRRLMSEGRSRYGSPGGADVVPSDSFRSFLHEESYEWRTKNP, from the coding sequence ATGTCGAAGGCGGGTCTTTCAACCGGTCATGGCCGTATGATTTTCCCCGCAGCGGTTTTTTTCGGGGTGGGCCTCCATCTTGTTCTGCTCTTGACCTATCTTTCCTCTTCGCCTTTCGCGTCGGCCCCCCTGGTGGACTCGCGTTATTACTGGCTTGTGGCCACGGATACGGTTCTTGCGGGAAAGCCTCTCCCCGGCGTGTTTTTCGGTGCCCCCTTTTACCCGCTTTTCCTGTGCGTTTCGGTTTGGCTTTTCGGCCCGGTTTTCTGGCCCGTCTACGTATTCCAGACCGGCCTTTGCCTTGCGACGGTCTTTCTTGTTTACCGCACGGTTTTGACAGCCTTCGGAAAAAATCCAGCCCGCTGGGCCGCTGTTCTTTTGCTTTACTATGCGCCCTTCGCCTTTCAGTCCTTAAAACTTCTCCCGGACACCTGGGGCTTTTTTTTCCTGGCTCTTTTTCTGGCCGTCAGTTCCGCGACCGGGCGATCCTTGAAAATGGCCGTGCTTTGGGGCCTTCTGGCCGGAATCATGGTGCTTTGCCGGGCCCAGCTCTTTCTCCCGGCCCTGGCAATAATCGCTTTCAAGGCCCTTTGGCCCTGGTCGGCCTCAAGGCTCCGCCCTGGCCTTTTGACCATTTGCGCAATGATTGCGGCCCTTCTACCCTTCGCCCTTTACACAAAGGTTCACACGGGAAGGTTCACGCCCTTTCCTCCTTACTCCGGCCTGAGCCTCCTGGAGGGCAACAACCCGGCAGCAGCCGGGACCTACTCCAGGGTTGTGAGCGATGAGGACAGAATGGAAAACCGCCTTTCGGACATGGTGAAGGATGCCTCTAAAATTACCGGTCAAAAGGTGAAGGACCCCTTTGAGGCGGACAGGATATTCAGGAAGCGGGCATTTTCCTTCATGAGAAATGAACCGGAGGAATTTCTGGCCCTTTTGTGCAAAAAGGCGGTTCTGATGGTTTCCCCCAGGGAAACCTTCGATATTTACGACCTTTACGCCGAGCGCCGCCTTTTTTTGCCGGTTCTTTATCTGTTCTTCTCCGGCTGGTTCCTGGTTTTCCCATTAGGTCTCGCCGGGGCCTGGAAAATCTTCAACGAGCCGGAAGCCCGCACCCGTGCGGTCCCCTTCGCCTTGGCGGTTCTATGCCTTTCGGGGATACTCTTGGTTTTTTTCGTCAACTCCCGCTACCGCCTGCTCCTTTTGCCCGCCCTGGTCCCTTTTTCCGGCCTTGGGGCGGATGCCCTTCCGCTGTGGGCAAGGGGCCGAAAAACTGCGCTCATGTCTTTATTCGGCGGGATTCTGGCCTTGATGACCCTGTGGGTCCTTCTCACGAACACGAGTCCTACGCCTTCCGGGGTGCTGTCTGCTGGCAAAGCCCTGGCCATGGCGGGCAGGGCCGGAGAATCCGTGGCGCTTTTTGAAAACCTGGCGCAGGAGAATCCCTTTTCCCTTGACCTTAAAAACAGTTTGGCGCTTTTGTATATATGGGAGGGCAGGTTCACGAAGGCGTCCCCCCTTGTGGAGGAACTGGCGAAAAGCCCGCAGTTTGAGCCAAGAGCCAGGCTTTACCGAAGGCTCATGTCCGAGGGGCGCAGTCGGTACGGATCCCCTGGAGGTGCCGACGTTGTCCCCTCGGACTCATTTCGATCATTTCTCCACGAGGAATCATACGAGTGGCGAACGAAAAACCCCTGA
- a CDS encoding 2TM domain-containing protein, whose protein sequence is MASGEIPVDLEKAFAAAGERAAAKAGVLRHAWVFVWVNVFFLAVDAGASPESFWFMWPLSAWGLVLAVQAAHAWRPKKWNIVFKEEKP, encoded by the coding sequence ATGGCTTCAGGCGAAATTCCCGTTGATCTTGAAAAGGCCTTTGCCGCCGCAGGCGAGAGGGCAGCCGCCAAGGCCGGCGTTTTGAGGCACGCTTGGGTTTTTGTCTGGGTCAACGTTTTTTTCCTGGCGGTTGACGCCGGGGCCTCGCCCGAATCATTCTGGTTCATGTGGCCCCTTTCGGCCTGGGGCCTGGTGCTTGCCGTACAGGCCGCCCATGCGTGGCGTCCCAAAAAATGGAACATCGTCTTTAAGGAGGAAAAGCCTTGA
- a CDS encoding helix-turn-helix domain-containing protein, whose amino-acid sequence MEIVIGQYVRDKRMALYAKDRSYSLRQVAMRIGIEPSYLSKVERGERAPLSEEKIIALAEELGEDKDVLLAMSNKVGQEIQEVIRKRPRLFAQLLRELKDAPDHAVVSIIREVRDGKW is encoded by the coding sequence ATGGAAATCGTCATAGGACAATACGTACGGGACAAGAGAATGGCGCTTTACGCTAAGGACCGGAGCTATTCCCTGCGCCAGGTGGCCATGCGCATAGGAATCGAGCCTTCCTACCTCTCAAAGGTGGAACGCGGCGAGCGCGCGCCCCTTTCCGAGGAAAAGATCATAGCCCTGGCCGAGGAACTCGGCGAGGACAAGGATGTGCTTCTGGCCATGTCCAACAAGGTGGGCCAGGAGATTCAGGAAGTGATCCGCAAGCGGCCCAGGCTTTTCGCCCAGCTTCTTCGTGAATTGAAGGATGCGCCCGATCACGCCGTTGTCAGCATCATAAGGGAAGTAAGGGACGGCAAGTGGTGA